The genomic region GCGCTGACGGACATGGCCGGCCCGGTGCTGGAGCAGCTCGTCGCCACCCATCTGCTGGCGGATCCTGCCGGTGCGGTGGCCGTCCAGAACGCTCGACTCGATCGCTCCCGGGCGGCAGCGCTCGCGGCACTGGCGGAACACCTGCCGCACTGGTCGGTCGCCCGGCCGGTGGGCGGCGTCACGCTCTGGATCACCCTCCCCGGCCCGTACGCGGGTGAGCTGGCGCGCAGAGCGCTGCAGGTGGGGGTGCGGATCGTCCCGGGCACCCGGTTCGGGGCGGACGGCACGATGGAGAACCACCTGCGGATGCCCGTCACCGCTCCTGCGGAGCTGCTCGTCGAGGCCGTGCGGCGCCTGGCGCTCGTCGATCACGAGGCATCGGTGGGCCACCGGTCACCGGCCTCCGGCGACCGGGTCGTCTGAGCAGTCCCCCGGCGGCGGCCCGAGGCCGCGGTTACGCAGTGGTGACGGACGCGCTCTGCGGCGCCAGCACGACCCATGTCCTGCCCGGCGCGAAGAAGACGGCCTTGCCGCTCTTGTCGAGGTAGCTGGTCGGCTGGTCCGCCGCGGCGCGCTTCCAGCTGCCGGCGATCTGCTTGCCACTGCGGAACAACGTGAAGGTGCCGGAGCCCACGGTGTGGGAGAGATAGGACGGCGATCCGACGGAGTCGACGGTACCGTCCGGCTCGTCGACCACGTTCTGCACCAACACGTTGTCCGCCAACACCTTTGCGCCGTCGTAGTCGGCGTACGGCTCGCCCTTGCGGGAGACCACGTAGCGACCGTCGGTCCAGCTGAAACCGGTCTCACCCGAGATCATCGTGACGTTGATCCGGGACGCGGCCTTCGCGGCCGCGAGCCGCGGATCCCTGGCGGCGAACTGGAAACCGGGCGTCTTCGGAGCCGTGACCTGAGTCGAATCTGCAGCGAGCTTCGCCAGGTTGACGTGCATGTTGTAGGTGCCGCTTGCCTTGTCGGATCGCCAGTAGGCGTCCCCGGCGGCATCCGGGGACAGGTCCACGATCTTGGTGGCTGCCAACCGCTCCAGCGGTCCACCCGCCCCGCCCGAGAACGCGAGCCCCGGCGAGCCGTACATCGACAGCAGTTCCGCGTCGGTCGAGCGCACGCTGCGCACGGGACCGACCTCGTCGGGCAGCTTCGAGCGGAACAGCACAATCAACCGGGTCAACCCACCCTCGACCTGCTCGACGTAGACGATGTCGGCGTGCGAGACCCCGAAGTGCGGCAGACCGGCCTTGGTGTTGTCGATCTTCACGGCGATCATCGGGCCGGAAGAGACCTTCAGTCCGGTCAGCACATCGGTAGCGGCGGGCCGCGGCTTGGTGGTGGTGGGAGACGGCGGCTTCGTCGTCCTGGTGACGGCGACCGACGCCCGGGTGGTGGTGCTGGGCGGCGGGGTCGTCGACAGTGCCGAGCTGCTCGCCGGTGACGACGAAGAGCTGGGCGCGACGCTGACGGTCGGCGCGGCCTGGTCGCCGGAACCACAGGCGGCCAGCGTCAGCAGAGCGGCGGCACAAGTAGGGACGATCTGGCGGCGGAGGCGTGCAGTCACCCCGACCACGCTAGAGGACGCGTCCCGGCGCGTGGGGACGGCGCACCGCGGGCCGTGCTCACCCGGGGCACGACCGGCGCCTCCCTGGGTTCAGCCGGTGGTCACGGACCCGTCCTGCGGCACCAACATGATCCAGGTCTTGCCCGTCGAGAACGTGATGAGCTTGCGGTTCTCGTCGCGGAGCACGAGCGAATGGTTCGGCTCGGCGCGGGACCACGTGCCCTTGATCACACGTCCGTTGCGGAACAGCTCGACGGAGCCGTGACCGACGGTCTGGCTCAGCAGCGACGGCGATCCGACCGAGTCGATGGTGCCGTCAGGAACATCGGTGACGCGCATCACCAGCACGTTGTCCGCCCGCAGCGGGGTGCCGTCGGCTGCCGTTCCGGGCGTCCCGGCCGGCATCACCCGCCAGGCGTTGTCCTGCCACTGGAAGTCGGTACGCCCGACACCCATCTGCACCCCGATCCGGCTGACCTGCGCCCGGCTGCGGATCGTCGGGTCGTTGTCCTGGAAGTGCCAACCGGGCGTCTGGATGGGGAAGTCGGGCCCGTGGGCCGCCGTCCAGGCCTGCCCGATCTGGGCGAGGTTCGCCACCAGGTTGTACGGCGCCGAGCGCTCACCGGTACGGCTGGTCCCGCCGAGCGAGGATGCGTCCTGGACCCGGGTCGCCGCGAGTCGGATCAACGGTCCGCCGGCGCCACCGGAGAACACCAGCAGCGGACGTCCGTAGGCCGGCAGCAGCTGGGCGTCGGTGGTGCGCACGCTGCGCACCGGCCCCACCTGGGTGGGCAGCGAGCTGTGGAAGATCGCGATGATCCTGGTGAGGCCCCCCTCGACCTGCTCGACGTAGACGTTGTCGGCCCGGTCGATGCCCCACTGCGGGCGACCCTTGCTGGTGTTGTCGAGCTTGACGGCGATCACCGGCGATGAGGAAGGCGCCCCACCGGTCAACGGATCGATCCGGTCCCGGACGGCTGCGCGCGCCCTGGCCGCCTTCTCCGCCCGGATCTTGGCGGCCCTGGCGGCCTTCTCCCGTGTCACCGCCTTCTGGTGCGCGACGGCCTTCTCGTGGGCGACCGCCCTGGCGTGCGCTTTCGCTGCGGCGACCGCCCTGGCCTGGGCTGCGGCCCTCGCAGCCGTCTGCGCCCTGTTGGTCTTCTCCTGCGCCACCCGCTGCGCCTGCGCCTCGCGGACCTTCGCCTCGCGGACCTTCGCCTCGCGGACCTTCGCCTCGCGGACCTGCGCCTCGCGGACCTGCGCCTCGCGGACCTGCGCCTCGCGGACCTGCGCCGCAGCGGCTGCCCGCGCGGAAGCCCGCGCGGAAGCCTGCGGGTCGGCCGTGGCCGGGGAGACCGAGACCGAGGCCGAGACCGCCGCCGGCGACGACTCGGGCGTTGCCGCCGGGGTACTGGTGCAGCTGCTGATCATCAGCGCCGCGGACACAGCAACGGCGAGACGGACTGCGCTGCCCGAACGGGCTCTGCGGTGGAGGTTCACCCGTCACACCGTAGGCGACTTCCGGCGAGCTCCTGCGGACCACACTCCCGTCGGGCGACCTCGGCGGGGGCGGTCAGCTGACGGGCAGCGGACGCAGCACGGCGCCGTGGTTGGCGGCGAGGAGCTCGCCGAACCGGACGGCCAGCTCCTCCGGGTACACCAGCTCGTCGGTCGCGAGCAGCTCGTCCCGGCTCCACCAGCGGAACTCGTCGATCAGCTCGACCTCTTCGGTGGTCCATCCCGTCCGCACCAGTGGCACCTCGGCGTTGACCACCCGCAGCACGAAGAAGTGCTCCTCGGAGTCCATCACCTGGCCCAGGAAGGAGAATCGCACGCGCCGGTGCCAGATCGGTCCGGTGAGCTGACCGGGATGGATCACCAGACCGGTCTCCTCGCGCAGCTCGCGGACCGCGCAGGTGGCCAACGACTCCCCCGGCTCGGCTCCGCCTCCCGGCGTGAACCACCAGCTCCCGTCCTGCGGCCGGTACGGATCGTGCCCTCGCATCAGCAGGATCGCCCTGTTCTCGTCCACCATCAACACCCGGCCGGACCGTCTGGCGGTGGCGCCCGTCGGGATCTCTGCGGTGGGGATCTGGGGCGCCGACATCTCGAAGTACTGCGGCAGGGCGGCGCTTCCCGCCAGTCGGAAGAACCGGGTGAACCTGTTCTCGTGCAACGCCTTCGTGTCGCGAACCGCGTCGTTGTAGAAGCTGCGGGCGAGCTCGACGCGCTCCTGGGCGTCGGCCAGTTCGACCAGCAGCTCGGGCGACAGACTCCGTGGAAGCCGCTCCAGCGCTCGGGACAACTCGTCCTCGGCGTGCGCCCGCTGGCCACGCGCGGTGTGCTCCACCCGCCGGGCCAGCCCGCGCAGCAGCGCTGCCTGTTCGGGGCCCATCCCGCCGGCCAGGGCCAGCGCACGCGCACTCACGCCCCTGCGTTCCAACGCCCCTTCGAGCGCAATCCAGGCAGCCTCGGTACGGATGTGCAAGCGGTGCAACCTGTTTGCCGTGAGCCACAGTCGGAGCGAGGCGACCAGCAGCACCACGACCAGGATGATGAAGACTGTGGTGTTCACTACTCCGCCTCCACCACGTGCCGCGGATCGGCGGCGATGACGGTCTCGTACACCTTGATGACGGTGCGTGCCACCGTCGCCCAGTCGTACGCGGCCACCACGGCGCTGCCCCTGGAGCTCAGCTCGGCCCGATGGGCGGGATCCGCCAGCAACCCGCGGATGGCGGCGCCGAGGGCGGCGGCGTCCCCCACGGGCGTCAGCACCCCGGCGCTCCCGCGGCCCAGGACGGCGTCGAAGGCTTCCAGATCGCTGGCCACGACGGCAGTTCCGGCGCTCATCGCCTCGGTGAGGATGATCCCGAAGCTCTCGCCGCCGGTGTTCGGCGCGCAATAGACGTCCACCGAACGCAACATCCGTGCCTTGTCCTCGTCGGACACCCGGCCGAGCAGCACGATCCGCTGCGCCAACGCCCCCCCGGCATCGGCCATCAGATCGTCCTCGTCGCCCGATCCCGCCACCAGCAGCTGCAGGTCGGGATGATCGGGCAGCAGGCCGCGCATCGCCTCCAGCAGGATCGTCATGCCCTTGCGGGGCTCGTCGAACCGGCCGACGAAGCCGAGGGTGCCGCCCTGCCGCGGATACGACTGCAGCGGCGCTGCCGAGGCGAAGAACTCGACGTCGACGCCATTGGGGATGATCACGGCGTCGCCGCCGAGGTGTTCCACCTGGACCTGCCTGGCCAGTTCGCTGACCGCGATCCGCCCGGTGATCTTCTCCAGGAACGGCTGCAGCACCGGACCGAATGCCGACAGCATGCGGGATCGCGGGTTGGAGGTGTGGAACGTCGCCACCAGCGGACCGTCGGCCACCATCGTCGCCAGCAGCGACAGGCTCGGTGCGACCGGCTCGTGGACGTGCAGGACGTCGAAGTTGCCCGCGCGGATCCACCGCCGCACCTTGGCGTAGGAGACCGGCCCGAAAGCCAGCCGGGCGACCGACCCGTTGTAGGGGATCCCCACGCTGCGACCGGCCGGCACGACGTAGTCGGGGTGCTCGGCGTCCTCGTCCCCGGGGGCCAGCACCGAGACATCGTGTCCGAGCCCGATCAGCACCCGCGCGAGGTCGGAGACATGTGCCTGTACCCCGCCGGGGATGTCCAGCGAGTACGGGCAGACCAGTCCGATCTTCATGCGGTACCCGTCCCCCGTCTTCCCCGGTGCGCCGGATCGTCGAGCCACAACGGTTGCATCATGTGCCAGTCCGCCGGAACCCGCGCGATGTCCCGCTCGAAGGCGTGCGCGATCTGTTGGGTCGCGTCGGTGACCGTCTGCCGCAGCCGGGTCCCGTGCAGCGGGATCGGCGGTGACACCACGTTGCGCCACGTGCCGCGAGTGCCGGGCGGACCGAAGTTGACCTCCGCGGTGCACAGGTCGGCGCCGGTGCGGGCGGCCAACATGGCGGGGCCCGGCGGCATCGTGGCTCGGCCGCCGAAGAAGTCGACCTCGATGCCGCTGCCGGAGAGGTCCCGATCCGCAGGCAGACAGACCAGGCGACCCGCCCTGAGACGCTGCGTCAGGACGGTGGTGACGGGAACGTCGCCGCCGGTCAGCGGCAGCACCTCCATGCCGATGCTGCTGCGGTGCTCGAGGAACCGGCGGAACAGCGACTCCGGCTTCACCCGCTCCGCGACGGTGGTGAGACCCCCGAACATCCGGGTGCCGATCAGGCCGGACACGTCCCAGTTCCCGGTGTGCGGGAGGGCCAGCACAACACCGCGGCCCGTGTCGAGAGCCGCACTGATGTGGTGCAGGCCTTCGGCGCCGGCGATCGCCGCATCGGTCACCGCCTCGACGTCCATGGCCGCGAGCCGCACCGTCTCCTTCCAGTACCGGGCGTAGGAGCGCACCGCATCCCGCAGCAGGCGGTCGAACTCGTCCCGGTCCAGCGGTGCGCGGAAGGCGAGCACCCGCCCGAGGTTGCGGGCGAGCTGTCGGATCGACGGCCCGGCCCGGTGGAGCATCCGGTCCGCGGCGGCACGGAACAGGGCGTCGGCGACCGGCTCGGGGAGTCGCTGCGCAGCGTGCCAGCCGAGTTCCGTCCCGCGACCGATCAGGTCTGACCGCTGCATCAGATGGCAGGACCCGCGGAGTCCGCCTGCGACCGGCGGTACACCGCGCGTACCTGCAGCAGCCGCTGCAGCACCGTGATCACGCTCGCCACCGCCAGTACCCACAGCAGGATCGGCAGGGCGTGCGGCACCCCGAGACCGGACAGGCCGGTGCCGAACAGGGCCAGCAGGTTGCGCTCGGCCCGCTCTGCCAGCGCCCCACCGATCAGCAGGTCGACCGAATCGGCCCTGGCCTTGACGTAGCTGATCACCTGCGCCGCGACCAGACAGATCAGCGCGGCGATGCCGGTCGCGCGGTCATCGATCAGGGTGAAGCAGTAGAAGGCGATCGCCCCGAACATCGCACCGTCGGCGATCCGATCGCAGGTCGCGTCGAGCACGACCCCGAACGACGTGCCGTACCCGCGAGCCCTGGCCATCGCGCCGTCGACCAGGTCGAACAGTACGAATGCGGTGATCACGACGGTGCCGATGAACAGCTGACCGAAACCGAACAGCAGCACGGCTCCGGCGACCACGCCGACGGTGCCGATGACGGTCACCAGGTCGGGGCTCAGTCCGGCTCGCAGGAACGCCCGACCGATGGGATCGACCACTTTCGAGACGGCCGATCGCGCAAAGGTGTTCAGCATGCGGATCCGTTCAGCTGTCGGGCGTGGTGTGCGGTGGACGTCCGGAGTTCGCGCCGGACGATCGCCCGCGTCTGGCGGTGGGAGCGACCACTCACGATAACTGCCCTCTCACCAGGCTTCGGCCAATCGGTCGCGCGTGGTCGGCAGGAGTTCCGGGAGAACCTTGGTCTGGGCGACCACCGGCATGAAGTTGGCATCCCCGGACCATCGGGGCACCACGTGCTGGTGCAGGTGTGGCGCGATCCCGGCGCCGGCGGCGGCGCCGGCGTTGATGCCGATGTTGAAGCCGTGGGGGTTGGACACCGACCGGATCACCGACAGTGCCCGCCGGGTGAGCGCGGAGAACTCCGTCAACTCCGCATCGGTCAGGTCGCTGTAGTCGGCGATGTGCCGGTACGGCACCACCATCAGGTGCCCGGGGTTGTAGGGATACAGGTTGAGCACCACGAAGTTGAGCTCGCCCCGGGCGACGACCAGGCCCTGCCGGTCCTCGAGGGTGGGGATACGGCAGAACGGGCATCCCCGCTGCTGGTTCTCACCGGAGCTGACGTAGGCCAGCCGGTGCGGCGTCCAGAGCCGGGCGAACCCGTCGGGCTCGCCGACCCCGTCCTGGCGGGCGGCACTCTCGCGGGGGCCGGCACTGGCTGCGGGTCCGGCACTCTCGCGGGGGCCGGCACTGGCTGCGGGTCCGGCACTGCCTCCGGGTCCGGCAGCGTCCTGGCCGCCCTGCGGCGTGATCACCCCGACAGCTCCGCGAACAGGGCAGCGGTCGGCTCCCGGTTCTCGTGGCCGGCCACCCACGCGGTGATGGTGCGCACCGCGTCCGCCACCGGCACGGTGTTGATCTGGGTGCCGTCGCGGAATCGGAAGGAGACCGCGTCCGCCTCGACGTCGGCGGCGCCGGCCAGCAGCTGGAAGGGCACTTTCTGGGTGGTGTGGGTGCGGATCTTCTTCTGCATGCGGTCGTCGGAGTGGTCGACCTCGACCCGGATCCCGTTGCCGCGCAGGGTGTCTGCAACGGCGTCGAGGTGCACGCCGAACTGTTCCGCGACCGGGATGCCGACCACCTGGA from Nakamurella sp. A5-74 harbors:
- a CDS encoding DUF3048 domain-containing protein; translated protein: MTARLRRQIVPTCAAALLTLAACGSGDQAAPTVSVAPSSSSSPASSSALSTTPPPSTTTRASVAVTRTTKPPSPTTTKPRPAATDVLTGLKVSSGPMIAVKIDNTKAGLPHFGVSHADIVYVEQVEGGLTRLIVLFRSKLPDEVGPVRSVRSTDAELLSMYGSPGLAFSGGAGGPLERLAATKIVDLSPDAAGDAYWRSDKASGTYNMHVNLAKLAADSTQVTAPKTPGFQFAARDPRLAAAKAASRINVTMISGETGFSWTDGRYVVSRKGEPYADYDGAKVLADNVLVQNVVDEPDGTVDSVGSPSYLSHTVGSGTFTLFRSGKQIAGSWKRAAADQPTSYLDKSGKAVFFAPGRTWVVLAPQSASVTTA
- a CDS encoding DUF3048 domain-containing protein — its product is MAQEKTNRAQTAARAAAQARAVAAAKAHARAVAHEKAVAHQKAVTREKAARAAKIRAEKAARARAAVRDRIDPLTGGAPSSSPVIAVKLDNTSKGRPQWGIDRADNVYVEQVEGGLTRIIAIFHSSLPTQVGPVRSVRTTDAQLLPAYGRPLLVFSGGAGGPLIRLAATRVQDASSLGGTSRTGERSAPYNLVANLAQIGQAWTAAHGPDFPIQTPGWHFQDNDPTIRSRAQVSRIGVQMGVGRTDFQWQDNAWRVMPAGTPGTAADGTPLRADNVLVMRVTDVPDGTIDSVGSPSLLSQTVGHGSVELFRNGRVIKGTWSRAEPNHSLVLRDENRKLITFSTGKTWIMLVPQDGSVTTG
- a CDS encoding pentapeptide repeat-containing protein, with product MRFRCGDRPGLGCGPRSRLRPVGLLLRHPLRLRLADLRLADLRLADLRLADLRLADLRLADLRLADLRRSGCPRGSPRGSLRVGRGRGDRDRGRDRRRRRLGRCRRGTGAAADHQRRGHSNGETDCAARTGSAVEVHPSHRRRLPASSCGPHSRRATSAGAVS
- a CDS encoding NUDIX domain-containing protein; its protein translation is MNTTVFIILVVVLLVASLRLWLTANRLHRLHIRTEAAWIALEGALERRGVSARALALAGGMGPEQAALLRGLARRVEHTARGQRAHAEDELSRALERLPRSLSPELLVELADAQERVELARSFYNDAVRDTKALHENRFTRFFRLAGSAALPQYFEMSAPQIPTAEIPTGATARRSGRVLMVDENRAILLMRGHDPYRPQDGSWWFTPGGGAEPGESLATCAVRELREETGLVIHPGQLTGPIWHRRVRFSFLGQVMDSEEHFFVLRVVNAEVPLVRTGWTTEEVELIDEFRWWSRDELLATDELVYPEELAVRFGELLAANHGAVLRPLPVS
- a CDS encoding glycosyltransferase family 4 protein translates to MKIGLVCPYSLDIPGGVQAHVSDLARVLIGLGHDVSVLAPGDEDAEHPDYVVPAGRSVGIPYNGSVARLAFGPVSYAKVRRWIRAGNFDVLHVHEPVAPSLSLLATMVADGPLVATFHTSNPRSRMLSAFGPVLQPFLEKITGRIAVSELARQVQVEHLGGDAVIIPNGVDVEFFASAAPLQSYPRQGGTLGFVGRFDEPRKGMTILLEAMRGLLPDHPDLQLLVAGSGDEDDLMADAGGALAQRIVLLGRVSDEDKARMLRSVDVYCAPNTGGESFGIILTEAMSAGTAVVASDLEAFDAVLGRGSAGVLTPVGDAAALGAAIRGLLADPAHRAELSSRGSAVVAAYDWATVARTVIKVYETVIAADPRHVVEAE
- a CDS encoding phosphatidylinositol mannoside acyltransferase, producing the protein MQRSDLIGRGTELGWHAAQRLPEPVADALFRAAADRMLHRAGPSIRQLARNLGRVLAFRAPLDRDEFDRLLRDAVRSYARYWKETVRLAAMDVEAVTDAAIAGAEGLHHISAALDTGRGVVLALPHTGNWDVSGLIGTRMFGGLTTVAERVKPESLFRRFLEHRSSIGMEVLPLTGGDVPVTTVLTQRLRAGRLVCLPADRDLSGSGIEVDFFGGRATMPPGPAMLAARTGADLCTAEVNFGPPGTRGTWRNVVSPPIPLHGTRLRQTVTDATQQIAHAFERDIARVPADWHMMQPLWLDDPAHRGRRGTGTA
- the pgsA gene encoding phosphatidylinositol phosphate synthase; amino-acid sequence: MLNTFARSAVSKVVDPIGRAFLRAGLSPDLVTVIGTVGVVAGAVLLFGFGQLFIGTVVITAFVLFDLVDGAMARARGYGTSFGVVLDATCDRIADGAMFGAIAFYCFTLIDDRATGIAALICLVAAQVISYVKARADSVDLLIGGALAERAERNLLALFGTGLSGLGVPHALPILLWVLAVASVITVLQRLLQVRAVYRRSQADSAGPAI
- a CDS encoding HIT domain-containing protein; amino-acid sequence: MAYVSSGENQQRGCPFCRIPTLEDRQGLVVARGELNFVVLNLYPYNPGHLMVVPYRHIADYSDLTDAELTEFSALTRRALSVIRSVSNPHGFNIGINAGAAAGAGIAPHLHQHVVPRWSGDANFMPVVAQTKVLPELLPTTRDRLAEAW